The Cellulomonas sp. S1-8 genome has a window encoding:
- a CDS encoding iron-containing alcohol dehydrogenase gives MSTFSTAGRIVVGAGVAAQLGDLVAGLGGRVLVVAGRSADVDALTAGRDASVWRWRGEPDVDAVRAAVAHAREVRPDVVVGWGGGSVLDLAKCVAVLAPGTTDVLDHLEVVGRGLPLPGGALPVVAVPTTAGTGAEVTANAPVRVPDRGVKASLRGRAMLPAVALVDPVLTLGCPPDVTAAAGADALTQCLEAFTTPQATPLTDPLAHDGLVRAGRSLLRVHTHGDDLDARTDLAVAALLSGMALANARLGVVHGLAAALGGRLGAPHGQVCAAVLAAATAANVAALRRRDPDGPGLARYDAAAVALTGRPGARADDAVAWLAATVEALAVPGLDALGLDAADVPDVVAATLAASSTRGNPVVLTPDELRDVLAASR, from the coding sequence ATGTCCACGTTCTCCACCGCCGGTCGCATCGTCGTGGGTGCCGGTGTCGCCGCGCAGCTCGGTGACCTCGTCGCAGGTCTGGGCGGGCGCGTGCTCGTCGTCGCGGGACGCTCCGCCGACGTCGACGCGCTGACGGCCGGCCGCGACGCGTCGGTGTGGCGGTGGCGCGGCGAGCCGGACGTCGACGCGGTGCGGGCGGCGGTCGCGCACGCCCGGGAGGTGCGCCCGGACGTGGTCGTCGGCTGGGGCGGCGGGTCCGTGCTGGACCTCGCCAAGTGCGTCGCGGTGCTCGCACCCGGCACGACGGACGTGCTCGACCACCTCGAGGTCGTCGGACGCGGGCTGCCGCTGCCGGGCGGCGCGCTGCCCGTCGTCGCCGTGCCGACGACGGCCGGGACCGGCGCCGAGGTCACCGCGAACGCCCCCGTGCGGGTCCCCGACCGGGGAGTCAAGGCCAGCCTGCGGGGGCGCGCGATGCTGCCGGCGGTGGCCCTGGTCGACCCCGTCCTGACCCTCGGCTGCCCGCCCGACGTCACGGCGGCCGCGGGGGCGGACGCCCTCACGCAGTGCCTCGAGGCGTTCACGACGCCGCAGGCCACGCCCCTGACGGACCCGCTCGCCCACGACGGTCTGGTCCGCGCCGGCCGCAGCCTGCTGCGGGTGCACACGCACGGTGACGACCTCGACGCGCGTACCGACCTGGCCGTCGCGGCGCTGCTGTCCGGCATGGCGCTGGCCAACGCGCGCCTCGGCGTCGTGCACGGGCTCGCGGCGGCGCTCGGCGGGCGGCTCGGCGCACCGCACGGGCAGGTGTGCGCGGCTGTCCTCGCCGCCGCGACGGCGGCCAACGTCGCGGCGCTGCGGCGACGCGACCCCGACGGGCCGGGGCTCGCGCGGTACGACGCGGCGGCCGTCGCCCTCACCGGGCGGCCCGGGGCGCGCGCGGACGACGCCGTCGCCTGGCTCGCCGCCACCGTCGAGGCGCTCGCGGTGCCCGGCCTCGACGCGCTGGGCCTGGACGCGGCCGACGTGCCGGACGTCGTGGCCGCCACGCTCGCGGCGTCCAGCACCCGCGGCAACCCCGTCGTGCTGACGCCCGACGAGCTGCGCGACGTCCTCGCGGCGTCCCGCTAG
- a CDS encoding ANTAR domain-containing protein, with translation MLDEQLGDTMTRLHTSLVAATQVEQVVTAVVDSAAAAMAGASEVSVTLRRNGAYRTVGASGERALRCDEAEYEAAAGPCLDAADTSLTVLAPDLSTEVRWPHWTRTALAEGFAGGAAFPVGGADTTVALNVYCESPIEWDDRTVVIGQRYAAELSRILDYSVRLVDLATETSDLRAAMESRSVIDQAIGIVMAQNRCSADAALDLLRRASQRQNLKLRDLALSMVERVGGAESEILFVQRS, from the coding sequence GTGCTCGACGAGCAGCTCGGCGACACGATGACCCGTCTGCACACCTCGCTGGTGGCGGCGACGCAGGTCGAGCAGGTCGTCACCGCGGTCGTCGACAGCGCGGCGGCCGCCATGGCGGGTGCCTCGGAGGTGTCCGTCACGCTGCGGCGCAACGGCGCCTACCGGACGGTCGGGGCGAGCGGGGAGCGCGCGCTGCGCTGCGACGAGGCCGAGTACGAGGCAGCCGCCGGCCCCTGCCTCGACGCCGCCGACACGTCCCTGACGGTGCTGGCACCCGACCTGAGCACCGAGGTGCGTTGGCCGCACTGGACCCGCACGGCACTCGCCGAGGGCTTCGCCGGCGGCGCGGCGTTCCCGGTCGGCGGCGCCGACACCACCGTCGCGCTCAACGTGTACTGCGAGAGCCCGATCGAGTGGGACGACCGGACCGTCGTCATCGGCCAGCGGTACGCGGCCGAGCTCTCCCGCATCCTCGACTACTCGGTGCGGCTGGTCGACCTGGCCACCGAGACGTCGGACCTGCGCGCCGCGATGGAGTCGCGGTCGGTCATCGACCAGGCCATCGGCATCGTCATGGCGCAGAACCGATGCTCGGCGGACGCCGCGCTGGACCTGCTGCGGCGGGCGTCCCAGCGGCAGAACCTCAAGCTGCGCGACCTCGCGCTGAGCATGGTCGAGCGGGTCGGCGGGGCAGAGTCGGAGATCCTGTTCGTCCAGCGCAGCTGA
- a CDS encoding lectin: MSPRTRPGRTRLLSAALAAVVLTAPVLAAAAAPAAALPGGAAPAAVGDVLWSQEFDGPAGTSPDTTQWRFDTGANGWGNAELQNYTTSRDNSALDGAGNLVLTARKQADGSYTSSRLTTKGKVALTYGRIEARIDLPEGQGIWPAFWMLGDNNATWPATGEIDIMEYVGKEPNYVYGTVHGPGYLGAGGISGAYRHPQNQDFADGFHTYAIDWKPGEITWLVDGQQFHRVTRADVGANPWLFDAPFYLLLNVAVGGEWPGYPDATTTFPQAMKVDWIRVTDNGSNPTVSPTPTTPPRPTATPTPSTTPKPSATPTPSATPSATPKPSATPKPSATPTPSATPTAAPGPLPTGTGTIRADGTLCLDVPWAKTHDGNPIQIVHCNRNAAQDWTRGTDGTVRALGKCLDVAGGGTKAGTQVQLWTCNGTKAQRWTFDASTGALRNPQSGKCLDARDGLPLRDGQRVIIWTCHGGANQRWVL, translated from the coding sequence ATGTCCCCCCGCACCCGTCCCGGTCGCACCCGGCTGCTCTCCGCAGCCCTCGCGGCCGTCGTGCTCACCGCCCCCGTCCTCGCCGCCGCCGCGGCCCCCGCAGCCGCCCTGCCCGGCGGTGCCGCACCCGCGGCCGTCGGCGACGTCCTGTGGTCCCAGGAGTTCGACGGACCCGCCGGCACGTCCCCCGACACCACCCAGTGGCGCTTCGACACCGGCGCCAACGGCTGGGGCAACGCCGAGCTGCAGAACTACACGACGTCCCGCGACAACTCCGCGCTCGACGGTGCCGGCAACCTCGTCCTCACCGCCCGCAAGCAGGCCGACGGCTCGTACACGTCGTCCCGGCTGACCACCAAGGGCAAGGTCGCCCTGACGTACGGGCGCATCGAGGCACGCATCGACCTGCCGGAGGGGCAGGGGATCTGGCCCGCGTTCTGGATGCTCGGCGACAACAACGCGACGTGGCCCGCGACGGGCGAGATCGACATCATGGAGTACGTCGGCAAGGAGCCGAACTACGTCTACGGCACGGTCCACGGCCCCGGCTACCTCGGCGCGGGCGGCATCAGCGGCGCGTACCGGCACCCGCAGAACCAGGACTTCGCCGACGGGTTCCACACCTACGCGATCGACTGGAAGCCCGGCGAGATCACCTGGCTCGTCGACGGCCAGCAGTTCCACCGCGTCACGCGCGCCGACGTGGGCGCCAACCCGTGGCTCTTCGACGCGCCGTTCTACCTGCTGCTCAACGTCGCCGTCGGCGGCGAGTGGCCCGGCTACCCCGACGCGACGACGACCTTCCCGCAGGCGATGAAGGTCGACTGGATCCGCGTGACGGACAACGGGTCGAACCCGACGGTGTCGCCCACGCCGACGACGCCGCCCCGCCCCACCGCGACGCCGACGCCCTCGACGACGCCGAAGCCGTCCGCCACCCCGACGCCGTCCGCGACGCCCTCGGCCACCCCGAAGCCGTCCGCCACGCCGAAGCCGTCGGCCACCCCGACGCCGTCCGCGACCCCCACCGCCGCCCCCGGCCCTCTGCCCACCGGCACGGGCACCATCCGCGCCGACGGCACCCTGTGCCTCGACGTCCCGTGGGCGAAGACGCACGACGGCAACCCGATCCAGATCGTCCACTGCAACCGCAACGCCGCGCAGGACTGGACGCGCGGCACGGACGGCACCGTGCGCGCGCTGGGCAAGTGCCTCGACGTGGCGGGCGGCGGCACCAAGGCCGGCACGCAGGTCCAGCTGTGGACCTGCAACGGCACCAAGGCGCAGCGGTGGACGTTCGACGCGTCGACCGGCGCGCTGCGCAACCCGCAGTCCGGCAAGTGCCTCGACGCCCGCGACGGCCTGCCGCTGCGCGACGGTCAGCGCGTCATCATCTGGACCTGCCACGGCGGCGCGAACCAGCGCTGGGTGCTCTGA
- a CDS encoding STAS domain-containing protein: protein MRRRPRDAPGAGSASPAGDVVLGRGPRALLVLRGEVDAALVDDALLQRVAAAARGGLDVDVSGVTFLDARGLALLLMALGHLDGQLGRIVGPVPEPVRRVADAVGVRLGG from the coding sequence ATGAGGCGGCGACCGCGCGACGCACCGGGCGCCGGGTCCGCGTCGCCCGCCGGCGACGTCGTGCTGGGCCGTGGGCCGCGGGCGTTGCTCGTGCTGCGCGGTGAGGTCGACGCGGCCCTGGTCGACGACGCCCTCCTGCAGCGCGTCGCGGCGGCCGCGCGCGGGGGCCTGGACGTCGACGTGTCGGGCGTGACGTTCCTCGACGCGCGCGGGCTGGCCCTGCTGCTCATGGCCCTCGGGCACCTGGACGGGCAGCTCGGCAGGATCGTGGGGCCCGTCCCGGAGCCGGTGCGACGTGTCGCCGACGCGGTCGGCGTGCGGCTCGGCGGCTGA
- a CDS encoding PAS and ANTAR domain-containing protein produces the protein MSTTSQDLPVPPRPTTARLRLQADGTWWWSDACFLLHGFAVGEVVPTTELVLAHVHPEDRDTWWETLRSASGDGAHAIVRLRDAAGRPLQVVGVARRTDDAAVDVLLVDLTRVVAAEGGRLATEQITAAAASRATIEQATGVAAAAYGLDVDAAFTLLRTASMHRNVNLRAIAQQVVDHVAARGGATVEPLAGDVALLLGKARPQQARRDPP, from the coding sequence GTGTCCACGACGAGTCAGGACCTGCCGGTCCCTCCCCGCCCCACCACCGCACGTCTGCGCCTGCAGGCCGACGGCACCTGGTGGTGGTCGGACGCGTGCTTCCTCCTGCACGGCTTCGCCGTGGGTGAGGTCGTGCCCACGACCGAGCTCGTGCTGGCGCACGTCCACCCCGAGGACCGCGACACCTGGTGGGAGACGCTGCGGTCCGCGTCCGGCGACGGCGCGCACGCCATCGTCCGCCTGCGTGACGCGGCGGGCCGCCCGCTCCAGGTCGTCGGCGTGGCCCGGCGCACCGACGACGCCGCGGTGGACGTGCTGCTCGTCGACCTCACCCGCGTCGTCGCCGCCGAGGGCGGGCGCCTGGCGACCGAGCAGATCACCGCTGCCGCGGCGTCACGCGCGACGATCGAGCAGGCCACCGGTGTCGCCGCCGCCGCGTACGGGCTCGACGTCGACGCGGCGTTCACGCTGCTGCGCACGGCGTCGATGCACCGCAACGTCAACCTGCGTGCGATCGCGCAGCAGGTCGTCGACCACGTCGCAGCCCGTGGTGGCGCCACCGTCGAGCCGCTGGCCGGCGACGTCGCGCTGCTGCTGGGCAAGGCGCGCCCGCAGCAGGCGCGCCGAGACCCTCCATGA
- a CDS encoding GatB/YqeY domain-containing protein, translating to MSTLDRLTADLTTSLKARDTLRTSTLRQVIGAVRHEAKAGTVERELTEDEILQVLARESKKRRESAQIYTDAGAPERAATETAEADIVDGYLPTRLTDDELAALVDAVVADTGASSLKDMGTVMKEAGARAQGRADGKALSTLVRARLAG from the coding sequence ATGAGCACCCTCGACCGCCTGACCGCCGACCTGACCACGTCCCTCAAGGCACGCGACACCCTGCGCACCAGCACCCTGCGCCAGGTCATCGGCGCCGTGCGCCACGAGGCGAAGGCCGGCACGGTCGAGCGCGAGCTCACGGAGGACGAGATCCTGCAGGTCCTGGCCCGCGAGTCGAAGAAGCGCCGCGAGTCCGCGCAGATCTACACCGACGCGGGCGCCCCCGAGCGTGCCGCGACGGAGACCGCCGAGGCGGACATCGTCGACGGGTACCTGCCGACGCGCCTCACCGACGACGAGCTCGCCGCGCTGGTCGACGCCGTCGTCGCCGACACCGGGGCGTCGAGCCTCAAGGACATGGGCACGGTCATGAAGGAGGCGGGCGCCCGGGCGCAGGGCCGCGCGGACGGCAAGGCGCTGTCGACGCTGGTCCGCGCCCGCCTCGCCGGCTGA
- a CDS encoding LPXTG cell wall anchor domain-containing protein, translating into MDVSRQDQPRTQQRRRERLRRLLVLATGFLLAVPGVLVPVGEVEAAPRFDVRCDELIDGIDGTAGDDDLPGGKNVPAGHKEKIPDYTYENSSEAFRNRVAPTPAELNALQGEYKSFPAGTEDHMLRRWKEYQNNGGEWDWERWRNTYIPNMANDSRGDGFHRNVGRRLKLSGPDWICEDTKLWNEKGLGYERRYDSVNRAKEVAFELKSGGSPLKLEQLKADQALMRGSSWRVYYVFSQEPLPGQIRLMNQHGVKYVVLESNARLQNPPAKPANTAMNPDPNKPTGGSAKDLASRSGRTAADAREARRLAEDFSNDQRRQGFGSRRPGGIDWTSLELHYVSDNPQTKDFGYAFSAAELPDDGEAEPGFGGEAALDLSSDALFTWLALDQAQFWVNLNPDTPESIIDPQFATTDAGRVLLQADLRFKETQNEYMDPGTEHGQAFWDSMERTSEGLICHGSYRMWVEPKPATVREDGDQLYILDAPLAARYEPMDIDWRPPGQGEDLCEDAPQDIVDRNTQRIADTFAPLLEQRVNTAPEYADLRRVYTSRVAAQWLKERDAERPGVFHDVIGSGDVSQWPARTAWDPQDVFDTYIEELSTPLFRYEWTHGDMEYWIDIVGGVTLPDTPREAMPAEQFQQEHPTLPTTVQSSVHEAVSVPLAAPTGDALGTFAEGTESMAWLGGGPIVQLAPEPEPTDPPDPGPTDPGPTDPGPTDPGPTDPGPNDPGPGAAPGGPADGPARPRGGSPREGVAWAGGTLPRTGFSEPWIVPTALGLILAGGALLVLRHRWPRRR; encoded by the coding sequence ATGGACGTGTCACGCCAGGACCAGCCGCGCACGCAGCAGAGGCGTCGAGAGCGGCTCCGCCGCCTGCTCGTCCTCGCCACCGGGTTCCTGCTCGCCGTCCCGGGCGTGCTCGTCCCCGTCGGCGAGGTGGAGGCCGCGCCCCGCTTCGACGTCCGGTGCGACGAGCTGATCGACGGCATCGACGGCACGGCGGGGGACGACGACCTGCCCGGCGGCAAGAACGTGCCGGCCGGGCACAAGGAGAAGATCCCGGACTACACCTACGAGAACTCCTCCGAGGCTTTCAGGAATCGCGTGGCACCCACCCCGGCGGAGCTCAACGCGCTGCAGGGCGAGTACAAGAGCTTCCCCGCCGGGACCGAGGACCACATGCTCCGTCGCTGGAAGGAGTACCAGAACAACGGCGGCGAGTGGGACTGGGAGCGCTGGCGCAACACGTACATCCCGAACATGGCCAACGACTCGCGGGGTGACGGGTTCCACCGCAACGTCGGGCGGCGCCTCAAGCTCAGCGGACCGGACTGGATCTGCGAGGACACCAAGCTCTGGAACGAGAAGGGTCTCGGTTACGAGCGCCGGTACGACTCCGTCAACCGGGCGAAGGAGGTCGCCTTCGAGCTCAAGTCCGGTGGCTCACCCCTCAAGCTGGAGCAGCTCAAGGCTGATCAGGCCCTGATGCGGGGCTCGAGCTGGAGGGTGTACTACGTCTTCAGCCAGGAGCCGCTCCCCGGCCAGATCCGGCTGATGAACCAGCACGGGGTCAAGTACGTCGTGCTGGAGTCCAACGCCCGCCTGCAGAACCCGCCGGCGAAGCCGGCCAACACGGCCATGAACCCCGACCCGAACAAGCCGACCGGCGGGTCCGCCAAGGACCTCGCCTCGCGTTCCGGACGGACGGCGGCCGACGCCCGCGAGGCGCGGCGCCTCGCGGAGGACTTCTCGAACGACCAGCGCCGCCAGGGCTTCGGTTCCCGGCGTCCGGGCGGTATCGACTGGACCTCGCTCGAGCTCCACTACGTGTCCGACAACCCGCAGACCAAGGACTTCGGGTACGCGTTCTCCGCCGCGGAGCTGCCGGACGACGGCGAGGCCGAGCCGGGATTCGGGGGAGAGGCTGCGCTCGACCTCTCGTCGGACGCGCTGTTCACCTGGCTGGCTCTGGACCAGGCCCAGTTCTGGGTCAACCTCAACCCGGACACGCCGGAGTCCATCATCGACCCGCAGTTCGCGACCACGGACGCGGGGCGCGTGCTGCTGCAGGCGGACCTGCGTTTCAAGGAGACGCAGAACGAGTACATGGACCCGGGGACAGAGCACGGCCAGGCGTTCTGGGACTCGATGGAGCGCACCTCGGAGGGCCTGATCTGCCACGGGTCCTACCGGATGTGGGTCGAGCCCAAGCCGGCCACCGTCCGCGAGGACGGCGACCAGCTCTACATCCTGGACGCGCCCCTGGCGGCCAGGTACGAGCCGATGGACATCGACTGGCGCCCGCCGGGACAGGGTGAGGACCTCTGCGAGGACGCGCCCCAGGACATCGTGGACCGCAACACGCAGCGGATCGCCGACACGTTCGCGCCGCTGCTGGAGCAGCGGGTGAACACCGCCCCGGAGTACGCAGACCTTCGTCGCGTGTACACCTCGCGGGTGGCCGCCCAGTGGCTCAAGGAGCGTGACGCCGAGCGCCCGGGCGTGTTCCACGACGTCATCGGCTCCGGCGACGTGTCGCAGTGGCCGGCGCGTACCGCGTGGGACCCGCAGGACGTCTTCGACACGTACATCGAGGAGCTGAGCACACCGCTCTTCCGGTACGAGTGGACCCACGGGGACATGGAGTACTGGATCGACATCGTCGGCGGGGTCACCCTCCCGGACACGCCACGTGAGGCGATGCCCGCGGAGCAGTTCCAGCAGGAGCACCCGACCCTGCCGACGACCGTGCAGTCCTCGGTCCACGAGGCGGTCAGCGTGCCACTCGCCGCCCCGACCGGCGACGCCCTGGGCACCTTCGCCGAGGGCACGGAGAGCATGGCGTGGCTGGGCGGAGGGCCGATCGTCCAGCTCGCGCCGGAGCCGGAGCCGACCGACCCGCCGGACCCCGGCCCCACCGACCCCGGCCCCACCGATCCGGGCCCCACCGATCCCGGCCCCACCGACCCGGGCCCCAACGACCCGGGCCCCGGCGCGGCGCCGGGCGGCCCCGCCGACGGCCCGGCCCGCCCTCGCGGCGGCTCGCCCCGCGAGGGCGTGGCCTGGGCCGGCGGGACGCTGCCCAGGACGGGCTTCTCGGAGCCCTGGATCGTCCCGACCGCGCTCGGGCTGATCCTGGCCGGCGGGGCGCTCCTGGTGCTGCGGCACCGCTGGCCGCGGCGCCGGTGA
- a CDS encoding MFS transporter: protein MTTSTDRPRWRRDVTVFLTGQTFSLLGSMLVQYAILWHLTLETRSGTVMAVYAAVGFLPQAVVSVFGGVWADRLDRRALIIGADATIAATTLALALLMLSGYDDLWLLYVAAAIRSAGAGIQTPAVGALLPQIVPTDQLMRVNGINATIQAAMMLVAPAVAAGLYAWASIEAIFFADVVTAVIGIGMLLLVPVPRLVRTDQVAGVRGYLADLVGGVRYVATTPFVRWILAMWGVVFVLIVAPSFLTPLMVVRTFGEEVWKLTVNELAFSIGMTLGGVVIAWWGGMRNRVHMVVLTTGVFGVLNVGLGLSTNMWVFFVFMFLIGLGVPFFSTPTMTVLQERVEPERQGRVFGFVGIVMAVAMPLGMAVFGPLADRFTVQSLLVAAGIALMLVVVAGVALPSGRRAMAEAEAPAPQDGTQDDPALQDGPAPQDADAGALTGAVQDEPLEDEPAPRP, encoded by the coding sequence ATGACGACCTCGACCGACCGCCCCCGCTGGCGGCGGGACGTCACCGTCTTCCTCACCGGTCAGACGTTCTCGCTGCTCGGGTCGATGCTGGTGCAGTACGCGATCCTGTGGCACCTGACGCTCGAGACCCGGTCGGGGACCGTCATGGCCGTCTACGCGGCCGTCGGGTTCCTGCCGCAGGCGGTCGTCTCGGTGTTCGGGGGCGTCTGGGCCGACCGTCTGGACCGGCGGGCCCTCATCATCGGGGCCGACGCGACGATCGCCGCGACCACCCTCGCGCTCGCGCTGCTCATGCTGTCCGGGTACGACGACCTGTGGCTGCTGTACGTGGCCGCCGCGATCCGCTCCGCCGGTGCCGGCATCCAGACCCCCGCGGTCGGTGCGCTGCTCCCCCAGATCGTCCCGACCGACCAGCTGATGCGCGTCAACGGCATCAACGCCACGATCCAGGCCGCGATGATGCTGGTCGCACCTGCGGTCGCCGCGGGCCTGTACGCCTGGGCGTCGATCGAGGCGATCTTCTTCGCCGACGTCGTCACCGCCGTCATCGGCATCGGCATGCTGCTGCTGGTCCCCGTGCCGCGCCTGGTGCGCACCGACCAGGTCGCCGGAGTGCGCGGGTACCTCGCGGACCTCGTCGGCGGCGTGCGCTACGTCGCGACGACGCCGTTCGTGCGGTGGATCCTCGCGATGTGGGGCGTCGTGTTCGTGCTCATCGTCGCTCCGTCGTTCCTCACCCCGCTCATGGTGGTGCGGACGTTCGGCGAGGAGGTGTGGAAGCTCACCGTGAACGAGCTCGCGTTCAGCATCGGCATGACGCTGGGCGGCGTCGTCATCGCGTGGTGGGGCGGCATGCGCAACCGCGTGCACATGGTGGTCCTGACGACCGGTGTGTTCGGCGTGCTCAACGTGGGGCTGGGACTGTCGACGAACATGTGGGTGTTCTTCGTGTTCATGTTCCTCATCGGCCTGGGCGTGCCGTTCTTCTCGACGCCGACGATGACGGTCCTGCAGGAGCGGGTCGAACCCGAGCGGCAGGGCCGCGTCTTCGGGTTCGTCGGCATCGTCATGGCCGTCGCGATGCCGCTGGGCATGGCCGTGTTCGGCCCCTTGGCCGACCGGTTCACGGTGCAGTCGCTGCTGGTCGCCGCGGGCATCGCGCTCATGCTCGTCGTCGTCGCGGGCGTCGCGCTGCCGTCCGGACGACGCGCGATGGCGGAGGCCGAGGCCCCCGCCCCGCAGGACGGCACGCAGGACGACCCCGCGCTCCAGGACGGACCGGCGCCGCAGGACGCCGACGCGGGCGCGCTGACCGGCGCGGTGCAGGACGAACCTCTCGAGGACGAACCCGCCCCCCGCCCCTGA
- a CDS encoding ATP-binding cassette domain-containing protein: MTATITAHGLVKRYGAVEALRGLDLEVPEGTVLGLLGPNGAGKTTAVRILTTLLRPDEGTASVAGADVLRAPEEVRRRIGLSGQNAAVDENLTGAENLEMIGRLYGFPRRRARARADVLLGGFDLADAGGRPAKTYSGGMRRRLDLACALVAEPPVVVLDEPTTGLDPRSRLQMWEVITDLVREGTTVLLTTQYLEEADRLADAIVVIDHGRAIARGTADELKAQVGGERVEVLLADVAGSSAARAALAAVAAGDEVHADGDGRALSVAVVDGARALRDVLDRLDADGVAVLEAGLRRPTLDDVFLTLTGRPAEDDAAPEVAR; the protein is encoded by the coding sequence ATGACGGCCACCATCACCGCTCACGGGCTGGTCAAGCGGTACGGCGCGGTCGAGGCCCTGCGGGGGCTCGACCTGGAGGTGCCGGAGGGCACCGTGCTGGGCCTGCTGGGACCCAACGGCGCGGGCAAGACGACCGCGGTGCGCATCCTCACGACGCTGCTGCGCCCCGACGAGGGCACGGCGAGCGTGGCGGGCGCGGACGTCCTGCGTGCGCCGGAGGAGGTGCGACGCCGCATCGGGTTGTCCGGCCAGAACGCGGCGGTCGACGAGAACCTCACCGGTGCGGAGAACCTCGAGATGATCGGTCGGCTCTACGGGTTCCCGCGCCGACGCGCGCGCGCCCGTGCGGACGTGCTGCTGGGCGGCTTCGACCTCGCCGACGCCGGCGGGCGGCCCGCCAAGACGTACTCCGGCGGCATGCGACGGCGCCTGGACCTGGCGTGCGCACTGGTCGCCGAGCCTCCCGTGGTGGTGCTCGACGAGCCGACGACGGGCCTCGACCCCCGCAGCCGGCTGCAGATGTGGGAGGTCATCACGGACCTGGTGCGCGAGGGCACCACCGTGCTGCTCACCACGCAGTACCTGGAGGAGGCGGACCGCCTCGCGGACGCGATCGTCGTCATCGACCACGGCCGCGCGATCGCGCGCGGCACGGCCGACGAGCTCAAGGCGCAGGTGGGCGGCGAGCGCGTCGAGGTGCTGCTGGCCGACGTGGCCGGGTCGTCGGCCGCGCGCGCGGCGCTGGCCGCGGTCGCAGCCGGCGACGAGGTGCACGCCGACGGTGACGGTCGCGCGCTGTCGGTCGCCGTCGTCGACGGGGCACGAGCGCTGCGTGACGTGCTCGACCGGCTCGACGCCGACGGCGTCGCGGTCCTCGAGGCGGGCCTGCGACGCCCGACCCTGGACGACGTGTTCCTCACCCTGACCGGCCGCCCGGCCGAGGACGACGCCGCACCGGAGGTGGCCCGATGA
- a CDS encoding ABC transporter permease, producing MSTLSRALVDTHVVAKRNLIKIVRVPEILVAVLISPIMFVLLFAFVFGGAIDPGDGVSYREFLIPGIFAQTVVFGATFTGAGIAEDMQKGIIDRFRSLPMSQSAVLAGRTMSDVVYNVLSLAIMALTGLLVGWRVRGSFLDALAAFGLLLAFSYAVSWIMALVGVLVPSVEVINNASFIVIMPLTFVSNAFVPLESFPEPLQRIVEWNPVSTLTQACRELFGNTNPAAPVPDAWSMQNPVLYTLICVVVILVVFAPLAIARYRHTSR from the coding sequence ATGAGCACGCTGAGCCGCGCGCTGGTCGACACGCACGTCGTCGCCAAGCGCAACCTCATCAAGATCGTGCGCGTCCCCGAGATCCTCGTGGCCGTCCTCATCTCGCCCATCATGTTCGTGCTGCTCTTCGCGTTCGTGTTCGGCGGGGCGATCGACCCCGGGGACGGCGTCAGCTACCGCGAGTTCCTGATCCCGGGGATCTTCGCCCAGACCGTCGTGTTCGGCGCGACGTTCACGGGGGCGGGCATCGCGGAGGACATGCAGAAGGGCATCATCGACCGGTTCCGCTCGCTGCCGATGTCGCAGTCGGCGGTGCTCGCCGGCCGGACCATGTCCGACGTCGTGTACAACGTGCTCTCGCTCGCCATCATGGCGCTGACCGGGCTGCTCGTCGGGTGGCGGGTGCGCGGGTCGTTCCTCGACGCCCTCGCGGCGTTCGGGCTCCTGCTGGCGTTCTCGTACGCGGTGAGCTGGATCATGGCCCTGGTCGGTGTGCTCGTGCCCAGCGTCGAGGTCATCAACAACGCGTCGTTCATCGTCATCATGCCGCTGACGTTCGTCTCGAACGCGTTCGTGCCGCTGGAGTCCTTCCCGGAGCCGCTGCAACGGATCGTCGAGTGGAACCCGGTGTCCACGCTCACGCAGGCGTGCCGCGAGCTCTTCGGCAACACCAACCCCGCGGCACCCGTGCCCGACGCGTGGTCCATGCAGAACCCCGTGCTGTACACGCTGATCTGCGTGGTCGTCATCCTCGTGGTGTTCGCACCGCTGGCCATCGCGCGGTACCGGCACACGTCGCGCTGA